In the Clostridium cellulovorans 743B genome, TTCCAAATATGAAGTAAGGGGGAGTTAACTTTGGAGAAAATAAAGATAATTACAGATAGTACCTGTGATTTACCCAAGGAAGTAATTGAAAGATATGATATAGAGGTTGTGCCATTATTAGTTACTATTGATAACAAAACTTATCATGATGGAACAGGAATAAATTTTAGTGAGCTCATGGACAAAATTGAAATTCATGGAGTATTGCCTACAACTTCTCAAATTAATCCTCAAAGATTTTCAGAGGTTTACAAAAAATATTTAGACCAAGGCTATAAAATTTTATCAATCCATTTATCTTCAAAAATGAGTGGTACAGTACAATCAGCTGGGATTGCAAAGGATATACTAGAAACTGAGGACATCGAAATTATAGATTCTCAAAACGTAACCTCAGGACTTGGCGTGCTTGTTTTAAGAGCTGCAAATTTAAGAGATCAAGGTATGAGTATTCACGAAATAAAGGAATCTGTAGAGAAGCTTAGACATAAAGTTAAGAGTTCTTTAATGTTCGATAAATTAGATAACCTTATAAAGGGTGGTAGACTATCTAAAACTGCAGGGACTATAGGTGCAGTCCTTAATATTAAATTGATATTAGAAGTTTTAGAAGGAGAAATGAGTGTAAAAGAAAAGGTTAGAGGAACAAAGAAAGCGATAAAATCTATTATTACAGATTTGGATAAATGTGAAGTATTGGAAGGTACGGAAGTAATATTGCTTTCCGCTGGAGCAAATCCAGAAGCTTATGATGCTTTAAAAGCTAATTTAGAAGATAACAATATAAGTTACATAGAGAGTGAAGCAGGTTGTGTTGTAGGAACACATTCTGGAGATGGTGCTTGCGGTTACTTTTTTATCGAAAAATAGAAATAAAAAACAGTAATTATCAAATTTATTATTTTTAATATGGAAAATTGTAAATTCTATAATGCGACACCTTGATTTTTAGGTTTTAATAACGTATATTATATATTATTGGGACCCAACGAGTTATTTTGGAGAAAATAGAAGAAAATTCTTTTATTTTATCATATGGTTCAAAAAAAGTACATATTAATAGGAGGGTAATTATGAAAAAGAGATTACTAGCAATGGTAGCAACAGTTGCTATCGTGGCAACAGCTTTAGCTGGCTGTGGTTCAAAGACTGAGGATAAAAGTACTAAAGACAGTGGTACTAAGACAGAAACAACTTCTTCTGCAAAAGTTGGTATGGCTACTGATGAAGGTGGTATAAATGATAAATCCTTCAACGAAGCTGCTAACAAAGGTTTAATGAAGGCAAAGGATGAATTAAAGTTAAATCCTAAAGTTCTTGAGTCAAAAACAAATGCTGATTATGAACCTTATTTAAAACAATTATCAAAAGACAATGATTTAGTATTTGGTATAGGCTATAAATTTAAGACTGCTATGGAAAATGTATCAAAAGATAATGCAGATAAAAAATATGCAATAGTAGATGATGTTGTTGATGCACCAAATGTAATGTCAATTAACTTCAAAGAAGAAGATGGTTCTTTCTTAATGGGTGTTATTGCAGGTAAAACAACTAAGACTAATAAAGTTGGATTCATAGGTGGTATAGATGGTCCACTTATAAATAAGTTTGAAGCAGGTTTTATTGCAGGTGTTGCATCTGTTAACCCTGAAGCTGCAAAAGCTTTAATGCCTAAAGATGGAAAATCAGGTACCAACGTTAGATATGCTGGTAGTTTCTCAGACGTTGCTGCTGGTGGAGAAATCGCTAAAGCATTATACAACGATGGATGTGACGTAATATATCATGCTGCTGGTGGAGTTGGCGTTGGTCTATTAAATACAGCTAAATCTTTAAGAGATCAAGGAAAAGATGTTTGGGCTATCGGAGTCGACCAAGATCAATCATTAACAATGCCAGAAAATGCATCTGCAATTCTTTCTTCAATGATCAAAAAAGTTGACGTTGCTGTTTATGACGTAACTAAGAAGTTCTCTGAAGGTAAATTCGAAGCTGGTAAAAAAGTTTACGGCTTTGAAGAAGGCGGAATTGATATGGCTGAAACTACAAGCAAGAATACAGCTAAAGATGTTATAGATTTAGCTAACAAATACAAAGAAGCTATAAAGAGCAAAAAGTTTACAGTTCCAGCTACAAGAGAAGACTTAGAAAAATTTAAAGCACCAACATTAGAATAAATATTTAATCTGTAGTTGTGAGACAATAATAAATAAGTAATATGGGGAGCTAGATGTGAAGTGCATCTAGCTCTTTTAGAGAAGGAGGAGAGTTCGTGGAAAAGGTTGTAGAAATGAAAAAAATAACTAAAATCTTCCCAGGAACAGTAGCAAATGAAAATGTTGACTTTGATTTAAACAAAGGCGAAGTCCATGTTTTATTAGGGGAAAACGGTGCTGGTAAAACTACATTGATGAATGTGCTATATGGATTATACCAACCTGAGCAAGGTGAAATATTTGTTAATGGACAAAAGGTTAATATAAAAGGTCCATTAGATGCCATTGCTCTTGGTATAGGAATGGTGCATCAGCATTTTATGTTAGTACATAATTTTACTGTAACACAAAACATTATTCTTGGATCGGAACCAAAAAAAGGCATTCAGATAGACATTAAAAAAGCAGAAAAAGAAGTGGCAGAATTAGCTAAAAAATATGGCTTTAATGTAAAACCAGATGATTTAATAGAGGATATAACTGTTGGACAACAACAAAAAGTTGAAATCCTTAAGGCTCTATATAGAGGAGCAGAAATTCTTATACTTGATGAACCTACAGCAGTTTTAACACCTCAAGAAATTGAAGAACTTGGCGAAATATTCAAGAGTCTTACTAGCCAAGGAAAATCTATTATTCTTATAACTCATAAGCTTAAGGAAATTATGAGCATGAGTGATAGGGTAACTGTTGTAAGACGTGGAAAGTTGATAGATGTAGTACAAACTAAGGACACTAACATAGATCAACTTGCGGAAATGATGGTCGGAAGGAAAGTAAATCTAGTTACAGAAAAAGAAAAAGCTAAAGTTGGAAATACTATAGTATCAATTAAGGATATAAAAGCTATAGATCATAGAAAGTTACCTGTATTAAAAGGTGTAAACCTTGACATACGAGCTGGTGAAGTTTTAGGTGTTGCTGGAGTTGATGGTAATGGTCAAAGTGAACTAATTGAAGTTATAAGTGGTCTTAGACAAGCAACAGAAGGTTCTATTACTTTAAATGGTAAGGAGTTAACAAAACTTAAGCCAAGAGAAATAATAGACTTGGGATTTGGTCATATTCCAGAAGATAGACATAAAAGAGGTCTAGTTTTAGATTATTCACTAGTAGAAAATTCAATCCTAGGAGTACATCATAAAAAAGAATTTAGTAAAGGTCTTGTGTTGAATTATAAAAAGATTAGAGAACATGCAAAGAAGCTTATCGAACAGTTTGACGTTAGAACTCCAAATGAAGATGTTAAGGCTTCAAAGTTATCAGGTGGTAATCAACAAAAACTTATTGTTGCTAGAGAAATCGATAAAGACCCAGATTTTATCATAGCAGCACAGCCTACTAGAGGACTTGACGTAGGAGCAATAGAATATATACACAAGAAATTAATCGAGGAAAGAGATAAAGGCAAAGCTGTTATGCTTGTATCCTTTGAATTGGATGAAATAATGAATCTATCTGATAGAATTGCTGTTATGTATGACGGCCAGATAATGGATATCGTAGACGCAAAAAAAGTAACAGAACAAGAACTAGGCATATTAATGGCAGGAGGTTCATTAGAAAAGGAGGGTAAAAATGAGTAATATTGATACTTCAAAGCAAAATAGAATGGCTTCCGTAAAAGGATTAGCAAAATCAATAGGAGTTCCAGTAGCATCAATATTAGTAGCTCTTCTTGCTTCCGCTATATTTGTTGTATGGAGCACAGGTGAAAATTATTTTTCAGCTGTTGGAATACTTTTAAAGTCAATAGCAGAAGGAAGCTTAGGATCACTGGATAGCTTTTCTGAAACCTTAGCAATACTTACACCATTATTGTTTGCAGGTCTTGCACAAGCAATAGCTTTTAAAACAGGTCTTTTCAACATTGGTGTTGAAGGACAATTCATAGTAGGTATGATGGGTGCGACAATTGTAGGATTAATACCTGGAATTCCAGGACCAATTCATATTGTATTAGTAATTTTAGCAGGTGTTGCTGCAGGTGGTTTCTGGGCATTTATCCCAGGTTATCTGAAAGCAGTGAGAGGAACTAACGAAGTAGTAAATACAATAATGATGAACTTTATTGCTCTTTATCTATGTAATTATTTAGTTATGAATAAGTTTACTGAAGCAGGTCAATCAGCTACTGATGTTATTCAAGGATCAGCTCAATTATTTAGATTTTTAGGACCAAGTAATAGAGCTAATATAGGTGTATTCTTAGCATTACTTACAGCAGTTTTAGTTTATTTTCTTTTAAATAAAACTAAAGCTGGCTTTGAATTAAGAGCTGTAGGTTTAAGCCCTACTTCTGCTGAATATGGTGGAGTTAGCATAAAGAAAAATATTGTTTTAGCTATGGTTATTTCTGGTGTTGTTGCAGGTCTTGGTGGTGCTACTTATATTTCAGGAGTTCAACATCAAATGCTACAAATGGCTGCTTTCCCTAATTTTGGTTTTGATGGTATGACTGTAGCATTAATTGCCAAAAGCAACCCTATTGCTGCAATATTATCAGCTTTCTTAATAGCAGCGTTAAATAGTTCTCAATTATATTTGCAGATGAACAATATACCAAAAGAAATAATTAGCTTAATTCAAGCTATAATCATAATCTTCTTAGCAGCAGACTATACGTTTAAATTTTTAAAAAGAAAGAAAAAGGGGGCAGCTGTAAATGGTTAATGTAATATTAGATATTATAGCAACAACCTTAAGACTTGCTACGCCACTTATTTTTGCAGCTTTAGGTGGAGTTATATCAGAAAAATCGGGTGTTGTAAATATAGGTATAGAAGGTATGCTTGTAACAGGAGCCTTTTTCGCTGTCGCTGGAACCTTAGCAACTGATAGCCTTATTGTGGGAGTTATGTGTGGTATGGCAGCAGGTGCAGCAATAGCAGCACTCCATGCAGTACTTAGTATAAAATTTAAAGCAGACCAAGTTATATCCGGTGTTGCTATTAATATTCTTGCTGGGGCGTTATCTAGTTATTTGATATTCCAATTCTATGATATACATAGTCAAACAGCTGGGATAGAACCAATGAGCTACCCAAGAGAAATGTTTGAAAAGATACCTGTAATAGGTAGAGTCCTTGGTCAATTAAACTGGTATGTTTACGGAGCTATAATTTTAGTTATATTAGTACACTTTGTATTTAAGAAAACTGCTCTTGGGCTTAGAATAAGAGCAGTAGGAGAACATCCAAAAGCGGCGGATACTATGGGTGTAAATGTAATAAGATTAAGATATATCTGTGTTCTTCTTTCAGGTGTATTTGCAGGTCTTGGTGGTGCATCTCTAGCTATGAATAATATGTTATTTAGAGAAGGAATGGTAAGTGGTAGAGGATTTATAGCACTAGCAGCTGTAATCTTTGGTAACTGGAATCCAGTAGGAGCTTTCCTAGCTTGCTTACTATTTGGTTTTGCAGATGCTCTTAAAATTCAAGCACCAGCTTTAGGCTGGAGTCTTCCAACAGAAGTATATTTTGCTATGCCATATGTTTTAACAATGCTTGCTTTAGCAGGATTTGTTGGAAAAACTACTGCACCAGCTGCAGATGGTGTACCATACGAAAAAGGTTCAAGATAATAAAAACCCATCATCTCTTGAAGATGATGGGTTTTTATTTTTGCCATTTTAATATTCCATATCGTTACTTATTTTTATGAAAAGTAGCCATAAAAACAAAATTAAATACAAAAAGTTTTTAAAAAACTATGAAATATTTAAAATAAAAGTCGAAATATAAAAAGGATGAAAGTTAATATAGCTAGAATTTCAGCTAGTTATTAAATACGCCGCTTCATATGTTCAAAATAGAGTTAAAAGATTTTTTGATAGATTAAACTCCGATTGGGGGTATATGGAGAAAGGTTAAAGATTAATTAAACTAAAAACGTTAATTTAGGAGGAAAAGGTAATGGAGAAACAAAAGAAAAGAAATATTAATTTTAGAAGTATTAAAATAAAAATGATAGCTGTATTAACAACTTTATGTATTGTGCCTATAGGTATATTGGGTTTTATAACCTACAATAAATCTAATAAAATTGTATCAACTAAGTTTACAGAATCTAATCAACAAACTGTATTAGAAGTTAATAGAGGTCTTGATAGTTACTTTCAAGGAATTGAAAGCATGCTACGTATGCTATCAAATAATGTAAATTTAAAGGAAATGGCAATTAAGCCGCTTTATGAAGAATTCGCTGTTTCACTACTTCAAGATAGCCGTAATGCTAGAACAGATATAATGAATTTTTATTTTGGACAACCAAGTAAAAAGATGACTCTATATCCCGCTCAAGAATTGCCAAAGGATTATGACCCTACTACAAGAACTTGGTATAAAAATGCTATAGAAAATCCAGGTAAAGTAGTATATAGCAATCCATATCAAGATGCAGTTTCAGGTAAAATGATTGTATCTTTATCAATGGCTGTTAAAAATAATGATGCTATAGTTGGTGTTCTTGCAGCGGATATAAACTTAGATACTTTATCTCAATCAATTTCATCAATTAAGATAGGAAGAACAGGTTTTGCTGTTATATCAACTTATGAAGGGGTTGTGATAGCCCATCCAGATAGTTCTTTATTAGCTGGAACAGAAATTACCAAGCTTTCGAATTGGGAAGAGATTAAAAATAGTAATAGTGGAATTAATACTTATCAATATAAAGGTGTAAAAAAATATTGTAGCTATATTACAAATGAAACAACTGGTTGGAAATTGATGTCAGCTGTGCCGGAAGAAGAACTGCTAAGTGATACTAATGTTATAAAAAATATTAATATGATATTAATTTTAGTTTTAGGATTAATAGCCTTAGTTGGTTCTATATTCTTTAGTCGTTCAATTACAAAGAAAATGAATATTTTAAAAGCTGCTTTTAATAAAGCTGCAGAAGGTGATTTATCTGTTAATGCTTCTATCGATTCAAAGGATGAATTTGAAGATCTTTCAAAGGATTTCAACAGGATGATTGCGAATATAGGAAGTCTTATTCATAATTTGAAATATTCAACAGATGTTATAGCTACAAATTCTAATAGTATTAGCAAAATGGCTTCAGAAACTACTGCAGAAGTAAATAAGATATCTGCTACTATAGAACAAGTAGCCAACGGAAGCATTGATCAAGTTCAAAATATTGATGAAGGTGTTCATTCTATTGAAGAGTTAGCTACTAATATTTCTAATATTGATTCATTAACAAATAAAATGAATGAAATATCAAAAGAAACTAATACTTTGAGTGAAAATGGTGTAGAAGCAGTAAATATTCTTTCAAAGAAAACAGATGAAGCTAATAATCATTCAAATGAAGTGATGGTAGTAATAAAAGATATGAATGGAGCTACTGAACAAATTGGAAATATAACTAGTACAATAAACAGTATTGCTGAACAAACAAATCTTTTAGCCTTAAATGCAGCTATTGAATCAGCTAGAGCAGGGGAAGCAGGAAAAGGCTTTGCTGTAGTAGCAGAGGAGATAAGGAAATTAGCAGACCAATCATCAGAAGCAACTAAACAAATCCAAGAATTAATAATGAAGGTTAAAGAGAAATCTGTTTTAGCAGTTTCAACTATGGAAGGCACTAAAGTTGTAATTGATGAACAAACGAAGGCTGTAACCCTTACAAAGGATATATTTGATAAAATATCTGATTCAATTAAGATTCTAAAGGGCGAAACTGATGAAATAGCAGTGGCTTTAACGGAAACTAACAAGAAAAAAGAAGATATAATAGAAAAAATCCAAAATATCTCTGCAGTTTCAGAAGAAGCTTCAGCTTCTACAGAAGAGGTGTCAGCTGCGACAGAAGAAGTGGTTGTTACTTTAGAGGAGTTTGGCAATTCAGCAAGCCAGCTTAATGAACTTGTAAAAGTTTTAGAAACAGAAGTTAATAAGTTTAAATTATAATAATTTAGAGGTAAGCTTCAACGGTTTAACAGAATTAGCTTGCCTCTTTTTAAATTTGTTAAAGGACACTGTAAAATTGATTTGAAATAGACGAATGTGTGTATACAAAGTCTGCAAAATCTGGAAATGTGTTAACAATACTATCATATTCAGCTTTAAATTCAAATTGATCAAATCTTGAAAGCATATTATCTATACTTATAGTTTTTTCTTAAAACAAATTATCCTATTAGTTTCCTCAAAACCAATTTGCAAATGGAACTTTAAGCTATCTATATTGGTTAGTTCACAATCACTTGCAAACTCACTGCAGCCTTGAGCTTTTGCCCATTCTTCACATTGAGCTAGCAATTTTTTAGCTATGCATCTCCTTTGATATTCTTCTTTTACAAAAATACCTTCTAAATAGCCAACAGGACTACTTTGGGTTCCTTCCACATAATCATGTCTTAAACCGCACTGAGCAAATCCAACAGGTGTGGTTTCATCAAAGTAAATAAAAACAGCTCCATTATTTGAATCTATGTACTCTTTCATATCTTCTTCTAGCTGACTAATTTCATTATCAGGCCATAATAACATAGCCAATTGTGCAGCAATTCTGCTGTCTTCAAGGATCGCTTGTCTTATCATATTAATCTTTAGTGAGAGTTTTTGTGGATAATGCTCCCTCACTAAAGTTCACCTCCTTTTTTACTAATAACAAGTTGTTAATTAACCTGTTGTGCTAGCAGATAAGTTTTCATTAAAAGGATATTTATACCATGATTTTAGGCAGTCCTATCCTATTGTCTCATATACTGTTTTTGGAAATTATTATCCGAATACTAATTCTTTAATCTTTGATATTTCTATACCTATATTAAAAAATTTATTTATAAAATAGCAAAGATTATGAGCTAATATTTTATTTGATATTCTTGTGGCAAATCCCCAAGTTGATTTTGTAAGAACCCTCTGCATATTTAATTGCTCGGAGAGCTGAGAAAAAGTAGTTTCTACTCTACGACGAGCCTTGAATATCAACTGCCTAAAAGGTTTTAAAAGTTTAGTTTTACTATTGTTACGATTTATTGTTAAAAGACGAATGTACCTTGTTTCTTTTAATTGCGAAGCAACTTTTTGACCTATATATCCTTTATCACCTATTAGTATATCAATCTCTGAATTAGCTGTGAGTTCCCAGACGACATCTCTGTCATCAATATTTGCTGCTGTTACAGTAAAATCTGTGATATAGCCATCGAGGGCTACTAAAGCATGTAATTTGAATCCATAATATGTTTCTTTTTTCGAAGCGCATCGCCCGTAGGCAGCCTCCGGCTTAAAAGCTTTATGGAAATGAGCTCTCCCAAACTTACACACAGGAATTGGCATACTATCTGCAATTCTCATTCGGTCATATTGATAGTTAAGAAATTTCGTTAACTCTTTACGAATTTCATCAATGACTCGAAATAATGACTTTCTAACTCTATGAAACCTCGGCCTACTACAAAAGTTGGGAAATAAGTCTCGTAGGTTTTTAGAGCAAAATCCAAACCATGCTTTTTCAGAGTCAATGGTTAAGAGTTCACCTACTAAAGAAATCGTAATTATTTCGCTATCAGTCATTACTGATTTAGCGATGTTACGACGATTTTTAATAAATGTTGGAGTTACTTTTTGGTAAAAGTCATCAATTATAACATAAGTGACAACAATAAAATCTTTTAAGTCATTTATTGTTATGGTAGAATCTTTATTAAACTCTGGCATATAGGTTAGCCTCCTATCATTAGATTAGTGGTGTTTTTTAATGATAGGTTAGCAAATATGCTGGAGTTTTTCTATTTGTAAGTATTGCCAGCGTATTTAACTAGCACAACGGGTTAATTACTATTACATCATAACTATAGATGTTCTAATTTAAAAATCTATGTATGTTTTAATAAAGGTTCTTCAAATCATATATTAGTTTTTCAAAATTCTAATAAGCTTCTGAAGTAGTTTAAATAATGAAACCTCATATATTTTGATTTTACCTAGGGGATATGAATTGAATATAAAAGAACTTAAACTAAATTTTACTATAAAGACACAGAATATTACATATTGAAATTATACATATAACAGTTATATAAAAGTCATCAAGGATATATTAGCTTTAGATTAAAAAAATAGATTAAATGAAGGAAAATAAAAATAAAGAGCGAATAATAAATAAGGAGATGGAAAAAAATTCAAATTAATCATAATTAGCATTATAACATTTAAATGAGAATAATCCCAACATCAATGGAAAAACTATAACTACACAAAAAACAAAAAATAATTAAGTTTTTTCCAAAATACTATTTAAAAATTCCAAATTATAATTTATAATAGTTGTGGGACAGAAAATGGTTTGATGGGACATGTATTGACCAGTGGGGTGTTATAATTGCGAAAAACGATTAGATTGTTACAAAAATTAGTCCCTGAGTTATTACAACAGCTGGAGAAAAGATATAGAATTTTGAGGACAATACAATATAATCAGCCCATAGGAAGAAGAATTCTTGCTGTTAAGCTTGAGTTAGGTGAGAGAGTTGTTAGATCAGAAGTAGAATTTTTAAAGGATCAGCATCTTATAGAAATTAACTCATCAGGAATGAATGTTACAGCGGAGGGCGAAGAAATAATTGATAGTCTTAAAAATTTTATCCACCAAGCTAAAGGGCTCTTTGAGGTTGAAAAACAATTAAAAGAAGTTCTTAGGATAGAGAATGTTGTTATAGTCCCAGGCGATTTAGAAGAAGATCCGTCGGTAATGTTTGAGCTTGGAAAGGTAGCAGCTCATTTCATTATAAACAACATCAAGGATAAAGATGTTTTAGCTTTAACAGGTGGAAGCACATTAAAGAGTGTAGTAGACAACATGCCTTCTAATAGTTTTTATAAAGGTATAACCGTATTACCTGCTAGAGGTGGAATAGGTAGAGACCTAGAATATGAAGCTAACACACTTACGGCGACCCTTGCAAGAAAGATGAATGCTGCCTATAGATTATTACATATACCAGATAGCATCAAAGATGAAAAGGTTATACATTCTATAATGAATGAATCTAGCATCAGAGATGTAGTTGAAGAATTACATAATGTAAATGTGCTTATATGCGGTATCGGCAGAGCTGATAAAATGGCACAAAGAAGAGATCTTTCACCAGAAATGCGTACATATTTAGACGAGAAGGGTGCTGTAGGAGAAGCCTTCGGGTCATATTTTGATGAAAAGGGAAATGCTGTTTATACTATTCCAACGGTAGGAATAAAAGGGCAGGATGTATCTAAAATAGATAAATTAATTGCAGTTGCAGGTGGTAAGGAAAAAGCTAAAGCAATTATAGCAAGTTTATCTAATAAACCTAATGCAGTGCTTATAACTGATGAAGGAACTGCTAAAGAAATTCTGTATATTTTGTAATTCAAATAAAAATACTAAACAAGTGATTCATAAAAAATTTATTGATGAGAAATATATACTGTGGCTATTATGCTACTATATGTATTTAACATAAACCAAAAACTAACCAAAATATAATTTTTTAAATTTTAAGGAGGTAATCACAATGGCAAAAGTTGCGATTAACGGTTTTGGAAGAATAGGAAGATTAGCATTAAGATTAATGATTCAAAATCCTGAATTTGAGGTAGTTGCAATCAAC is a window encoding:
- a CDS encoding ABC transporter permease, whose protein sequence is MSNIDTSKQNRMASVKGLAKSIGVPVASILVALLASAIFVVWSTGENYFSAVGILLKSIAEGSLGSLDSFSETLAILTPLLFAGLAQAIAFKTGLFNIGVEGQFIVGMMGATIVGLIPGIPGPIHIVLVILAGVAAGGFWAFIPGYLKAVRGTNEVVNTIMMNFIALYLCNYLVMNKFTEAGQSATDVIQGSAQLFRFLGPSNRANIGVFLALLTAVLVYFLLNKTKAGFELRAVGLSPTSAEYGGVSIKKNIVLAMVISGVVAGLGGATYISGVQHQMLQMAAFPNFGFDGMTVALIAKSNPIAAILSAFLIAALNSSQLYLQMNNIPKEIISLIQAIIIIFLAADYTFKFLKRKKKGAAVNG
- a CDS encoding DegV family protein, with translation MEKIKIITDSTCDLPKEVIERYDIEVVPLLVTIDNKTYHDGTGINFSELMDKIEIHGVLPTTSQINPQRFSEVYKKYLDQGYKILSIHLSSKMSGTVQSAGIAKDILETEDIEIIDSQNVTSGLGVLVLRAANLRDQGMSIHEIKESVEKLRHKVKSSLMFDKLDNLIKGGRLSKTAGTIGAVLNIKLILEVLEGEMSVKEKVRGTKKAIKSIITDLDKCEVLEGTEVILLSAGANPEAYDALKANLEDNNISYIESEAGCVVGTHSGDGACGYFFIEK
- a CDS encoding IS982 family transposase, giving the protein MPEFNKDSTITINDLKDFIVVTYVIIDDFYQKVTPTFIKNRRNIAKSVMTDSEIITISLVGELLTIDSEKAWFGFCSKNLRDLFPNFCSRPRFHRVRKSLFRVIDEIRKELTKFLNYQYDRMRIADSMPIPVCKFGRAHFHKAFKPEAAYGRCASKKETYYGFKLHALVALDGYITDFTVTAANIDDRDVVWELTANSEIDILIGDKGYIGQKVASQLKETRYIRLLTINRNNSKTKLLKPFRQLIFKARRRVETTFSQLSEQLNMQRVLTKSTWGFATRISNKILAHNLCYFINKFFNIGIEISKIKELVFG
- a CDS encoding ABC transporter ATP-binding protein, encoding MEKVVEMKKITKIFPGTVANENVDFDLNKGEVHVLLGENGAGKTTLMNVLYGLYQPEQGEIFVNGQKVNIKGPLDAIALGIGMVHQHFMLVHNFTVTQNIILGSEPKKGIQIDIKKAEKEVAELAKKYGFNVKPDDLIEDITVGQQQKVEILKALYRGAEILILDEPTAVLTPQEIEELGEIFKSLTSQGKSIILITHKLKEIMSMSDRVTVVRRGKLIDVVQTKDTNIDQLAEMMVGRKVNLVTEKEKAKVGNTIVSIKDIKAIDHRKLPVLKGVNLDIRAGEVLGVAGVDGNGQSELIEVISGLRQATEGSITLNGKELTKLKPREIIDLGFGHIPEDRHKRGLVLDYSLVENSILGVHHKKEFSKGLVLNYKKIREHAKKLIEQFDVRTPNEDVKASKLSGGNQQKLIVAREIDKDPDFIIAAQPTRGLDVGAIEYIHKKLIEERDKGKAVMLVSFELDEIMNLSDRIAVMYDGQIMDIVDAKKVTEQELGILMAGGSLEKEGKNE
- a CDS encoding methyl-accepting chemotaxis protein; the protein is MEKQKKRNINFRSIKIKMIAVLTTLCIVPIGILGFITYNKSNKIVSTKFTESNQQTVLEVNRGLDSYFQGIESMLRMLSNNVNLKEMAIKPLYEEFAVSLLQDSRNARTDIMNFYFGQPSKKMTLYPAQELPKDYDPTTRTWYKNAIENPGKVVYSNPYQDAVSGKMIVSLSMAVKNNDAIVGVLAADINLDTLSQSISSIKIGRTGFAVISTYEGVVIAHPDSSLLAGTEITKLSNWEEIKNSNSGINTYQYKGVKKYCSYITNETTGWKLMSAVPEEELLSDTNVIKNINMILILVLGLIALVGSIFFSRSITKKMNILKAAFNKAAEGDLSVNASIDSKDEFEDLSKDFNRMIANIGSLIHNLKYSTDVIATNSNSISKMASETTAEVNKISATIEQVANGSIDQVQNIDEGVHSIEELATNISNIDSLTNKMNEISKETNTLSENGVEAVNILSKKTDEANNHSNEVMVVIKDMNGATEQIGNITSTINSIAEQTNLLALNAAIESARAGEAGKGFAVVAEEIRKLADQSSEATKQIQELIMKVKEKSVLAVSTMEGTKVVIDEQTKAVTLTKDIFDKISDSIKILKGETDEIAVALTETNKKKEDIIEKIQNISAVSEEASASTEEVSAATEEVVVTLEEFGNSASQLNELVKVLETEVNKFKL
- a CDS encoding sugar-binding transcriptional regulator; translation: MRKTIRLLQKLVPELLQQLEKRYRILRTIQYNQPIGRRILAVKLELGERVVRSEVEFLKDQHLIEINSSGMNVTAEGEEIIDSLKNFIHQAKGLFEVEKQLKEVLRIENVVIVPGDLEEDPSVMFELGKVAAHFIINNIKDKDVLALTGGSTLKSVVDNMPSNSFYKGITVLPARGGIGRDLEYEANTLTATLARKMNAAYRLLHIPDSIKDEKVIHSIMNESSIRDVVEELHNVNVLICGIGRADKMAQRRDLSPEMRTYLDEKGAVGEAFGSYFDEKGNAVYTIPTVGIKGQDVSKIDKLIAVAGGKEKAKAIIASLSNKPNAVLITDEGTAKEILYIL
- a CDS encoding BMP family lipoprotein: MKKRLLAMVATVAIVATALAGCGSKTEDKSTKDSGTKTETTSSAKVGMATDEGGINDKSFNEAANKGLMKAKDELKLNPKVLESKTNADYEPYLKQLSKDNDLVFGIGYKFKTAMENVSKDNADKKYAIVDDVVDAPNVMSINFKEEDGSFLMGVIAGKTTKTNKVGFIGGIDGPLINKFEAGFIAGVASVNPEAAKALMPKDGKSGTNVRYAGSFSDVAAGGEIAKALYNDGCDVIYHAAGGVGVGLLNTAKSLRDQGKDVWAIGVDQDQSLTMPENASAILSSMIKKVDVAVYDVTKKFSEGKFEAGKKVYGFEEGGIDMAETTSKNTAKDVIDLANKYKEAIKSKKFTVPATREDLEKFKAPTLE
- the aac(6') gene encoding aminoglycoside 6'-N-acetyltransferase, with the protein product MIRQAILEDSRIAAQLAMLLWPDNEISQLEEDMKEYIDSNNGAVFIYFDETTPVGFAQCGLRHDYVEGTQSSPVGYLEGIFVKEEYQRRCIAKKLLAQCEEWAKAQGCSEFASDCELTNIDSLKFHLQIGFEETNRIICFKKKL
- a CDS encoding ABC transporter permease, which gives rise to MVNVILDIIATTLRLATPLIFAALGGVISEKSGVVNIGIEGMLVTGAFFAVAGTLATDSLIVGVMCGMAAGAAIAALHAVLSIKFKADQVISGVAINILAGALSSYLIFQFYDIHSQTAGIEPMSYPREMFEKIPVIGRVLGQLNWYVYGAIILVILVHFVFKKTALGLRIRAVGEHPKAADTMGVNVIRLRYICVLLSGVFAGLGGASLAMNNMLFREGMVSGRGFIALAAVIFGNWNPVGAFLACLLFGFADALKIQAPALGWSLPTEVYFAMPYVLTMLALAGFVGKTTAPAADGVPYEKGSR